The Saccharomonospora cyanea NA-134 genome includes a region encoding these proteins:
- a CDS encoding AMED_5909 family protein, with product MTRDMGPVPQVRTLMQAHEALVAERPGLDAPARVWRRYYLRSARVYAEVAEIDRGHHHEAMYWADRERRKADELKITAQ from the coding sequence TTGACGCGGGACATGGGGCCGGTGCCGCAGGTGCGGACGTTGATGCAGGCTCACGAGGCTCTGGTGGCTGAGCGTCCGGGGTTGGATGCTCCGGCGCGGGTGTGGCGGCGGTACTACCTGCGGAGTGCGCGGGTGTATGCCGAGGTCGCTGAGATCGACCGGGGCCACCATCACGAGGCGATGTATTGGGCCGATCGGGAACGGCGCAAGGCCGACGAACTGAAGATCACGGCCCAGTAG
- a CDS encoding helix-turn-helix domain-containing protein, giving the protein MRGAGEDLSIGERVAFYRRRRGLSQAVLAGLMGKSEDWVSKIERGERQVNRIDVVVELARQLRVTLNDLLGEPVLFEDEDDNDDVPAVRDALMSPQRLSRTLFGGGLQPEYVDTEPVARVTEEAWNQYQQGKVGQVISLLPGLLKSAQQLERGAAGRPAYARRAFAVSARIHHLAATTLSKVGEADLSWIAAERAMQAADQSEDALVLASAARAGTHALLAVGRFDEALSLGETAARWMAPELRDGNPGALSLYGMLHLRTAVAAARRQDRRTATELLGQADAAAERLGRDGNYWQTGFGPSNVELHRLSAALDLGDVAHVVERGQAVRPTHLPVERQVTHAIDVARALSMFARDDEALDMLLDAEQKSPQLVRHSSMVREVVRTLYRRAPVSNGKSSPLFGLAERCRAVR; this is encoded by the coding sequence ATGCGGGGTGCTGGTGAGGATCTAAGCATCGGTGAGCGGGTGGCGTTCTATCGGCGCCGCCGTGGTTTGTCGCAGGCCGTGCTAGCTGGGCTGATGGGGAAGTCTGAGGACTGGGTCAGCAAGATCGAACGTGGTGAACGGCAGGTCAACCGCATCGATGTCGTTGTGGAGTTGGCGCGGCAGTTGCGGGTGACGTTGAATGATCTGCTTGGTGAGCCGGTGTTGTTCGAGGATGAGGACGATAACGACGATGTTCCGGCAGTGCGTGATGCGCTGATGTCCCCGCAGCGGTTGTCTCGCACGTTGTTCGGCGGTGGGCTGCAACCGGAATACGTCGATACGGAGCCGGTGGCCCGGGTGACCGAGGAAGCGTGGAACCAGTACCAGCAGGGCAAGGTGGGACAGGTGATCTCGCTGCTGCCAGGGCTACTCAAGTCGGCGCAGCAGTTGGAGCGTGGGGCGGCTGGACGTCCTGCCTATGCGCGTCGGGCGTTCGCGGTGTCGGCACGCATTCATCACTTGGCGGCCACGACCCTGAGCAAGGTCGGTGAGGCGGACCTGTCGTGGATCGCTGCGGAGCGGGCGATGCAGGCGGCCGACCAGTCTGAGGATGCGTTGGTGCTGGCGTCGGCGGCGCGGGCCGGGACGCACGCGCTGTTGGCTGTGGGCCGGTTCGATGAGGCGCTGAGTCTGGGGGAGACGGCGGCTCGATGGATGGCGCCGGAGCTGCGTGACGGGAACCCCGGTGCATTGAGCCTGTACGGGATGCTCCACCTGCGGACGGCGGTGGCGGCGGCACGTCGGCAGGATCGCCGGACCGCGACCGAACTGCTCGGGCAAGCCGATGCGGCGGCCGAGCGGCTGGGTAGGGACGGAAACTACTGGCAGACCGGTTTCGGCCCGTCGAACGTCGAGTTGCATCGCCTGTCAGCGGCGTTGGACCTGGGCGACGTGGCGCACGTGGTCGAGCGAGGGCAGGCGGTACGGCCGACACATCTTCCGGTGGAACGGCAGGTCACGCATGCCATTGATGTGGCTCGTGCGTTAAGCATGTTCGCCCGCGACGACGAGGCGCTGGACATGCTGCTGGACGCGGAACAGAAGTCCCCGCAATTGGTTCGCCACTCGTCGATGGTGAGAGAAGTGGTGCGCACCCTGTATCGCCGTGCGCCGGTCAGTAACGGTAAGTCGTCGCCGCTGTTCGGGTTGGCTGAGCGGTGCCGGGCGGTGCGATGA
- a CDS encoding helix-turn-helix domain-containing protein codes for MSRPPVFPVEDKIRIVLSVLSGEMTIAEAARRNKVSEQSVSRWKAQFLEGGRAGVAEGGKAGPSSREEQLQAQIDELTTALGEAHVELRVWKRSAERLAPSRTSR; via the coding sequence ATGAGCCGTCCCCCGGTGTTCCCGGTGGAGGACAAGATCCGGATCGTGCTGAGCGTGCTGTCCGGGGAGATGACGATCGCCGAGGCCGCTCGGCGGAACAAGGTCTCGGAGCAGTCGGTGTCGCGGTGGAAGGCCCAGTTCCTCGAGGGCGGCCGGGCCGGGGTTGCCGAGGGCGGTAAGGCCGGTCCCTCGAGTCGTGAGGAGCAGTTGCAGGCCCAGATCGACGAGTTGACCACGGCACTGGGCGAGGCGCATGTCGAGCTGCGGGTGTGGAAGCGCTCCGCGGAGCGGCTGGCCCCTTCGAGGACCTCGAGGTGA
- a CDS encoding flavoprotein → MNTRALGLIGSAAGGLERIRSSLVEPAIARGWRVAVTLTPTAGTWLEASGERARIEQVTGLPCRVAPRLPSESSPHPPIDCYLVCPASANTVAKMALGLADNQALTTVCEAIGSRAVPVVVFPRINAAHARQPAWDSHIAALRGAGVYLLMGEDYWPLHEPRSAPGKDLPWGKILDAVDRISPVHGSSSTD, encoded by the coding sequence ATGAACACGCGGGCACTGGGGCTCATCGGATCGGCTGCCGGTGGGTTGGAACGTATCCGGTCGTCGCTGGTGGAACCGGCGATCGCTCGCGGTTGGCGGGTGGCGGTGACGCTGACCCCGACCGCCGGCACGTGGCTGGAAGCCAGTGGGGAACGGGCACGCATCGAGCAGGTCACCGGCCTACCCTGCCGTGTAGCACCTCGACTGCCGAGTGAGTCGAGCCCGCACCCGCCGATTGACTGCTACCTGGTGTGCCCGGCTTCGGCGAACACAGTTGCGAAGATGGCGCTCGGCCTGGCGGACAACCAGGCGTTGACCACGGTGTGCGAGGCCATCGGCTCTCGGGCAGTGCCCGTGGTGGTGTTCCCGCGGATCAACGCGGCTCACGCGCGTCAACCCGCGTGGGACTCTCATATCGCCGCGTTGCGGGGTGCCGGGGTGTACCTGCTGATGGGCGAGGACTACTGGCCTTTGCACGAGCCCCGGAGCGCCCCCGGTAAGGATCTTCCTTGGGGAAAGATCCTCGACGCAGTGGATCGCATTTCTCCTGTTCACGGCTCGTCCAGTACTGACTGA
- a CDS encoding DNA adenine methylase yields the protein MRYLSPLRYPGGKARLASYIAKLISVQNPRPSDYAEPFAGGAGAALRLLVDEEVSRVHLNDLNPGIAAFWRCVFWKTEEFADRIESEEVNIEAWRRHAEVYANPCRYEDIELGFSTFFLNRCNRSGILDARPIGGLDQSGKWKIDARFNRESLAYRVRFLGQYRERVSVTQLDAREFLRSIELSHERFFVYIDPPYLAQGDDLYLDSLKPNDHAQLASLLRSSPLRWLLTYDTQEWIINDLYVGMRALEFDLAHTAQVQHVGTEYAIFSSDLRLPDEDQQLARSIGRWIVEGGLA from the coding sequence GTGAGATATCTAAGTCCTTTGAGGTATCCTGGCGGTAAAGCCCGGTTGGCATCGTACATCGCTAAGCTAATTTCTGTCCAAAATCCTCGACCGTCTGACTATGCGGAACCATTCGCAGGCGGAGCCGGTGCAGCACTCCGCCTGTTGGTTGACGAAGAAGTTAGCAGAGTGCATCTTAACGATCTAAACCCCGGAATCGCCGCTTTTTGGCGTTGTGTTTTTTGGAAGACTGAGGAGTTTGCGGACCGTATTGAAAGTGAAGAGGTCAACATTGAGGCGTGGCGTAGGCATGCTGAGGTGTATGCAAACCCCTGTCGCTATGAAGATATAGAACTGGGGTTCTCGACTTTCTTTTTGAATCGATGTAATAGGTCGGGTATTCTAGATGCGCGTCCAATTGGAGGTCTTGATCAGTCTGGAAAATGGAAAATTGACGCGCGTTTCAACCGGGAATCGCTCGCCTATAGAGTGAGATTTCTTGGCCAGTACCGAGAGCGGGTCTCTGTCACGCAACTAGATGCGCGCGAGTTTCTCCGCTCTATTGAGTTATCACATGAAAGATTTTTTGTCTATATCGATCCGCCATATCTGGCGCAAGGCGATGATCTCTATTTGGATTCGCTGAAGCCAAATGATCACGCGCAACTTGCTTCGTTGTTGCGGTCATCTCCTTTGCGTTGGCTCCTGACGTATGATACTCAAGAATGGATTATAAACGATCTTTATGTCGGAATGCGCGCATTAGAGTTCGATCTAGCGCATACTGCACAGGTGCAACATGTTGGCACTGAGTATGCGATCTTCAGCAGTGACTTGAGGCTTCCCGATGAAGATCAACAACTTGCGCGGAGTATCGGTCGGTGGATCGTTGAGGGGGGGCTGGCCTAA
- a CDS encoding integrase core domain-containing protein, which translates to MPVSRFTALIGIPRRTYTRWISKQRAGNPPKGPWPAPAVEAFEPVVEKYAQAWPAWGHRKIHALMRADGHEVSVSTVERAMRRRNLLQSTKYQAERRELAKARKAAFAEPPTGPNQVWQLDFSEFETTRGGIWRIAGCADYYSKYEFGWHLATTCNAADAELAVRIAIAEAERLAGGVPLAEQLTNPETGHIKRIKVVTDNGGAFKGSRFAAFIASRPELLHIRTRRRSPGQNGVRERAFGSLKYEHLYRMEIDDGQTLAAEAERYRHVFNHIRPHEALGMQRPIEIHQQDQQAQLSSKKTEPDS; encoded by the coding sequence ATGCCGGTCTCGAGGTTCACGGCCTTGATCGGCATCCCGCGCCGCACCTATACCCGCTGGATCAGCAAACAGCGCGCCGGGAACCCGCCGAAGGGCCCATGGCCGGCACCGGCGGTCGAGGCGTTCGAGCCGGTCGTGGAGAAGTATGCCCAGGCCTGGCCGGCGTGGGGACACCGCAAGATCCACGCATTGATGCGCGCCGATGGACACGAGGTGTCCGTTTCGACCGTGGAGCGGGCGATGCGGCGGCGGAATCTGTTGCAGTCCACGAAATATCAGGCTGAACGACGAGAGCTAGCCAAGGCCCGTAAGGCTGCGTTCGCCGAGCCGCCTACGGGGCCGAATCAGGTGTGGCAGCTGGATTTCTCTGAGTTCGAGACCACCCGTGGTGGGATCTGGCGGATCGCCGGGTGCGCGGACTACTACTCGAAGTACGAGTTCGGCTGGCACCTCGCGACCACCTGCAACGCCGCCGATGCCGAGCTCGCCGTCCGGATCGCGATCGCCGAGGCCGAGCGGCTGGCCGGTGGCGTGCCGTTGGCCGAGCAGCTCACCAACCCCGAGACCGGGCACATCAAGCGGATCAAGGTGGTCACCGACAACGGTGGCGCCTTCAAAGGCAGCAGGTTCGCCGCGTTCATCGCCTCTCGCCCCGAGCTGCTCCACATCCGCACTCGGCGTCGCTCACCCGGCCAGAACGGCGTGCGGGAACGGGCATTCGGATCGCTGAAGTACGAGCACCTCTACCGGATGGAGATCGACGACGGGCAGACCCTCGCCGCCGAGGCCGAGCGCTACCGGCACGTGTTCAACCACATCCGCCCCCACGAGGCACTCGGCATGCAACGACCGATCGAGATCCACCAGCAAGATCAACAAGCACAACTTTCATCCAAGAAAACTGAGCCAGATTCTTGA